A genomic stretch from Corynebacterium sp. 21KM1197 includes:
- the hrcA gene encoding heat-inducible transcriptional repressor HrcA, which produces MAGATDQRRREVLRAIVADYIASQEPVGSKALLERHKLNVSSATIRNDMAVLESEGYIQQQHASSGRIPTEKGYRKFVDSIHELAPLSAPERRAILNFLEAGIDLEDVLRRSVQLLSQLTRQVAMVQLPTLTVSKIKHCEVVALSPVRLLLVLITDTGRVEQRNVALDEPVSEDQVARLRHTLNAVLEGQKFAEASVRLSDLMLQGPDDLRGVLTRTCTVLIETLVEQPTDRLILAGTSHLTRMSYDLPENLPMVLDALEEQVVVLRLLADAPELGYVNVRIGGENENEEFHGASVVTTAYGADGASLGGLGVVGPTYMDYTGTMSKVSAVARYVSRVLAVK; this is translated from the coding sequence ATGGCCGGTGCCACCGATCAGCGCCGCCGCGAGGTGCTGCGCGCCATCGTGGCGGATTACATTGCCTCGCAGGAGCCGGTGGGCTCCAAGGCACTGCTGGAACGCCACAAACTCAACGTCTCCTCCGCCACCATTCGTAATGACATGGCGGTGCTGGAATCGGAGGGTTATATCCAGCAGCAGCACGCCAGTTCCGGGCGTATTCCCACGGAAAAGGGGTACCGGAAGTTTGTGGATTCCATTCATGAACTCGCGCCCCTCTCCGCCCCGGAGCGCCGCGCCATCTTGAACTTCCTGGAAGCGGGCATTGATCTGGAGGATGTGCTGCGACGCTCCGTGCAGTTGCTCAGCCAACTCACCCGCCAGGTGGCGATGGTGCAGTTACCCACGCTCACGGTGTCCAAGATCAAGCACTGCGAGGTGGTGGCGCTCTCCCCGGTGCGGCTGCTGTTGGTGCTCATCACCGATACCGGGCGGGTGGAGCAGCGCAACGTGGCCCTAGACGAGCCGGTGAGCGAGGATCAGGTGGCGCGTTTGCGGCACACGCTCAATGCTGTGCTGGAGGGGCAGAAGTTCGCGGAGGCCTCCGTGCGGTTGAGCGACCTCATGCTTCAGGGCCCGGACGATCTGCGCGGGGTGCTCACCCGCACCTGCACCGTGCTCATTGAAACGCTGGTGGAACAGCCCACCGATCGCCTCATCCTGGCTGGCACTTCGCACCTGACCCGCATGTCCTATGACCTCCCGGAGAACCTGCCGATGGTGCTGGACGCCTTGGAGGAGCAGGTGGTGGTGCTGCGCCTGCTTGCCGATGCCCCCGAACTCGGCTACGTCAATGTGCGCATTGGCGGGGAGAATGAGAACGAGGAGTTCCACGGGGCGTCGGTAGTCACCACCGCCTACGGTGCGGACGGCGCCTCCCTGGGTGGCCTGGGCGTGGTGGGGCCCACGTACATGGATTACACGGGCACGATGTCCAAGGTCTCGGCGGTGGCGAGGTACGTCAGCAGGGTGCTCGCGGTCAAGTAG
- the hemW gene encoding radical SAM family heme chaperone HemW: MNQDDPFGVYVHVPFCATRCGYCDFNTYTPGELGTSASPESYLDALEKELDLAARSLAERGLARPAQTVFVGGGTPSLLGAEGLSRLLAAVRGSFGIEAGAEVTTESNPESTSPEFFAGLLEAGFTRVSLGMQSAAPHVLAILERRHTPGRAVQAAREALAAGFEHVNLDMIYGTPTETDADVRATLEAIVGAGVDHVSAYSLIVEDGTRMARKVRRGELPAPQDDVLATRYEMIDSYLREAGMEWYEVSNWARPGGECRHNEIYWLNGQWWGAGPGAHSHIDGERFYHLKHPATYARAVAEGRLPLKESERLTEQDQRTERLMLGLRMRRGVPAGWIAPQAWPVAEDYLRRGLLRLLPEEGEDGLGERLATPLSGPASASPEDAAADGAALATVRSQRRVAVTEAGRLFADGIVADLLVAEETAR, from the coding sequence ATGAACCAGGACGATCCCTTTGGCGTGTACGTGCACGTGCCCTTTTGCGCCACGCGCTGCGGCTACTGCGACTTCAACACCTACACCCCCGGGGAGCTGGGCACCTCGGCCTCCCCGGAGAGTTACCTGGACGCCCTGGAAAAGGAACTAGACCTTGCCGCGCGCTCCCTTGCGGAGCGCGGACTGGCGCGCCCGGCGCAGACGGTGTTCGTGGGTGGCGGCACCCCCTCCCTGCTGGGGGCGGAGGGGCTTAGCCGCCTGCTCGCGGCGGTGCGGGGTTCCTTTGGCATCGAGGCCGGGGCGGAGGTCACCACGGAATCCAACCCGGAATCCACCTCCCCGGAGTTCTTTGCGGGGCTGCTGGAGGCGGGTTTTACCAGGGTGTCTTTGGGAATGCAGTCCGCCGCCCCGCACGTGCTGGCCATCCTGGAGCGGCGTCATACCCCGGGGCGCGCGGTGCAGGCGGCGCGTGAGGCACTGGCGGCGGGCTTCGAGCACGTGAACCTGGACATGATCTACGGCACCCCCACGGAGACGGACGCGGACGTGCGGGCCACCCTGGAGGCCATCGTGGGGGCAGGGGTGGATCACGTTTCCGCCTATTCCCTCATCGTGGAGGACGGCACCCGCATGGCGCGCAAGGTGCGCCGGGGCGAACTGCCCGCCCCGCAGGATGACGTACTGGCCACCCGCTACGAGATGATCGACTCCTACCTGCGCGAGGCGGGCATGGAATGGTACGAGGTTTCCAACTGGGCGCGCCCTGGCGGGGAGTGCCGCCACAACGAGATCTACTGGCTCAACGGCCAGTGGTGGGGGGCGGGGCCGGGGGCGCACTCCCATATCGACGGCGAGCGTTTTTATCACCTCAAGCACCCGGCCACCTATGCGCGCGCGGTGGCGGAGGGGCGGCTGCCCCTGAAAGAAAGCGAGCGGCTGACCGAGCAGGATCAGCGCACCGAGCGCCTCATGCTGGGACTACGCATGCGCCGGGGAGTGCCCGCCGGGTGGATCGCGCCCCAGGCGTGGCCGGTGGCGGAGGATTATTTGCGGCGCGGCCTGTTGCGGCTCCTCCCGGAGGAGGGCGAGGACGGGCTGGGCGAGCGACTGGCGACGCCGCTATCTGGCCCCGCCAGCGCCAGCCCGGAGGACGCAGCGGCCGACGGCGCGGCACTCGCCACGGTGCGGTCCCAGCGGCGCGTGGCGGTGACCGAGGCCGGGCGGCTCTTTGCCGATGGAATCGTGGCGGACCTGCTGGTGGCGGAGGAGACGGCGAGGTAA